From the genome of Thermogutta terrifontis, one region includes:
- a CDS encoding secretin N-terminal domain-containing protein yields the protein MIARLNGPVAAWLGKAGLVIVLAAGLCLVASRGFAQNAPFREFQLRHAPPEQIEPVIRQLLSPSARVTVDAQNQRILISGTEQDLQVVSSVIRALDQPSPESSTQQVPRNPPIVVKNYPLPRASIETIASQLRAQYAGRQDVRIRVDNRTSQLLVVAPEDAQMAIAGMVMNQQPGQASLSGRGGPVRVLPVGAETPSDGLLPPLPGPIGSATPANAGSAAGPATGQTSPHSAPVSSGLQITEDAPLWNAQVAQVEAFLKETLGPALEPVLAPGSTQPSGYQITLRTGEKLSLSFHRQTNRIQVRGPAWAMPAARQLIHALDGPPNTETRTVRLVPLSATKAESVHQLTRAVRVANTTASEAEAENIGTNLIAQVEQPENQEQSQPPQPSQTQPSQPPPAEGQPQPPAPGAEQAPGAETPAGGGGLVGPVQIEYLEGLDVLVIRGNRRDVERVMQIIRQIEELSVETEPEIRVVLLRHVDCEALLTILNQVYQAVYAARRGPITMIALVKPNAILLVGRQEAIRTVLELIGKLDRPVSPETEFKVFPLKHASATTVEQRLTTFYQNRGGLGTRILITSDFRSNTVIVKASPRDMLEIEQMIAKLDVPTTEAVNEIRVFTLKNSLASELATVLQQAISATGAAGALRQTATGQVTTAQAAGQQQQQEIRSTRLRFLTVDTEGKQLLESGIVTDVRITADVRANALVVSAPSDSMPLIAALIAELDRLPSAEAQVKVFTIVNGDAQALADMLQTLFGQTLTVTAGAAGAAAQPAYRTGAQEGESSLIPLRFAVDVRTNSIIASGSAGDLAVVEAILLRLDESEIIKRKTEVFRLKNAPANDVASAINTYLTNERQVRQLNVNAFSTFEFLSKEVVIVPEPVSNSLIVSATPEYYDQIVEIITRLDERPPMVLIQVLIAEVQLSNTDEFGIELGIQDPILFNRSVAGVPGFLFNSTGPLGNNTSAPSPDVVGAQAISNFGVGRGNSTLGFGGMVLSASSEAVSVLIRALRQQRRLDVLSRPQVMALDNQPAFVQVGQQVPTITGTSVTQNVQVNSVSFTNTGLILLVRPRISPDGQVVMEINAEKSDVGPESEGIPISVSAAGQVIRSPRINTTRAQTTVSAADGQTIILAGLITKSRSVTNRRIPGLSDIPILRHFFRYDIDESSRSELLIILTPHVVRSEEDIERVKQIEAARMHWCLADVVALHDGMAPPATGSVEQGPMPTPATPSTERQEVIPTPAPSGAQPTQPMNDAQSQFSPSPILGAPVPTPGYGTPTEQVGVSHISDSAPADPSNPFRQETGASAGATRTRPTGSPSGR from the coding sequence ATGATTGCACGGCTCAACGGCCCAGTCGCTGCGTGGCTTGGCAAAGCGGGATTGGTCATCGTCCTGGCCGCGGGTCTCTGTCTGGTTGCTTCACGGGGTTTTGCCCAAAACGCTCCCTTCAGAGAATTTCAGCTCCGACATGCACCGCCGGAGCAAATCGAGCCGGTCATCCGCCAGCTTCTTTCGCCTTCCGCGCGGGTGACCGTTGATGCTCAGAATCAGCGGATATTGATCTCCGGTACGGAGCAAGACCTGCAAGTGGTGAGCAGCGTCATCAGGGCTTTGGACCAGCCGTCACCTGAGAGCTCGACCCAGCAGGTTCCTCGAAATCCTCCCATCGTGGTCAAGAATTACCCTCTCCCGCGGGCAAGTATTGAAACCATCGCTTCCCAGCTCCGCGCCCAATATGCAGGCAGGCAGGATGTCCGCATTAGGGTGGACAACCGCACGTCCCAGCTTCTCGTGGTGGCTCCGGAAGACGCTCAAATGGCTATTGCAGGGATGGTCATGAACCAACAACCGGGTCAGGCGAGTCTCTCCGGGAGGGGAGGCCCGGTGCGAGTTCTCCCCGTCGGCGCCGAGACGCCATCAGATGGACTGCTGCCACCGCTTCCCGGCCCAATCGGATCGGCTACACCGGCAAACGCGGGGAGTGCGGCAGGCCCGGCCACCGGTCAAACCAGCCCGCACTCAGCACCAGTTTCCAGCGGCCTGCAGATCACCGAGGACGCCCCTTTGTGGAACGCACAGGTGGCGCAGGTCGAAGCGTTTCTTAAGGAAACCCTTGGACCGGCCCTGGAGCCAGTGCTAGCGCCCGGGTCGACTCAGCCGTCTGGCTATCAAATCACGCTGCGGACCGGGGAAAAGCTCAGTCTGAGTTTCCACCGACAGACCAATCGCATCCAGGTGCGGGGACCTGCCTGGGCGATGCCTGCTGCCCGCCAGCTCATCCACGCGCTGGATGGACCTCCCAACACGGAAACAAGAACGGTGCGGCTTGTTCCGCTCAGTGCCACCAAGGCAGAAAGTGTGCACCAATTGACCCGGGCGGTTCGCGTGGCCAATACCACGGCCAGCGAAGCCGAAGCGGAGAATATCGGCACGAATCTGATTGCTCAAGTCGAGCAGCCCGAGAACCAGGAACAATCACAGCCGCCACAACCCAGTCAGACGCAGCCCTCCCAGCCGCCGCCCGCCGAAGGACAGCCGCAACCACCGGCCCCCGGTGCGGAGCAGGCCCCGGGTGCGGAGACGCCCGCCGGAGGAGGCGGTCTTGTTGGACCGGTCCAGATTGAATACCTCGAGGGACTGGACGTGCTGGTGATCCGGGGTAATCGGCGGGACGTGGAACGGGTGATGCAGATCATCCGGCAAATCGAAGAACTCAGTGTGGAGACCGAACCGGAAATCCGCGTGGTGCTCCTCCGCCACGTGGACTGCGAGGCCCTGTTGACGATCCTCAACCAGGTTTATCAGGCCGTGTATGCCGCTCGACGCGGCCCCATCACCATGATCGCCCTGGTCAAACCCAACGCCATTCTTCTGGTGGGGCGTCAGGAAGCCATTCGCACCGTCCTGGAGCTCATCGGGAAGCTGGATCGGCCTGTTTCACCCGAAACCGAATTCAAAGTGTTCCCGCTCAAGCACGCCTCGGCTACCACGGTGGAGCAACGGCTGACGACCTTTTATCAGAACCGAGGAGGTTTGGGAACAAGGATTCTCATCACGTCGGACTTCCGGTCCAACACGGTGATCGTCAAGGCATCTCCTCGGGATATGCTCGAAATCGAGCAAATGATCGCCAAGCTGGACGTGCCCACCACCGAGGCGGTCAATGAAATCCGCGTGTTCACGCTGAAAAACTCGCTGGCCAGTGAACTGGCCACGGTTCTGCAACAGGCCATATCAGCCACAGGCGCGGCAGGAGCGCTTCGACAGACGGCGACCGGTCAGGTGACCACAGCACAGGCGGCAGGGCAGCAGCAGCAGCAGGAAATCCGCTCCACCCGGCTGCGGTTCCTCACCGTCGATACCGAAGGCAAACAGTTGCTCGAATCGGGGATCGTGACGGATGTGCGGATTACCGCTGACGTGCGTGCCAATGCTCTGGTAGTGTCTGCTCCTTCCGACAGCATGCCCCTCATTGCCGCTCTTATCGCGGAACTCGATCGGCTCCCGTCGGCGGAAGCCCAGGTTAAAGTGTTCACGATCGTCAACGGAGATGCCCAGGCCCTGGCCGATATGTTGCAGACCCTGTTTGGGCAAACGCTCACAGTGACTGCGGGAGCCGCCGGCGCAGCCGCTCAGCCGGCTTACCGAACAGGGGCACAAGAGGGCGAAAGCTCCCTGATTCCCTTGCGATTTGCCGTGGACGTGCGGACCAATAGCATCATCGCCAGCGGATCAGCGGGTGATCTGGCCGTCGTGGAAGCCATTCTCCTCAGGCTTGACGAATCGGAAATTATCAAGCGAAAGACGGAGGTATTCCGCCTGAAAAATGCCCCGGCCAACGATGTGGCCAGCGCCATCAACACCTATCTGACGAATGAGCGGCAGGTCCGCCAGTTAAACGTCAATGCCTTCAGCACGTTTGAGTTCCTGAGCAAAGAAGTCGTCATCGTTCCGGAGCCGGTGAGCAACAGCCTCATCGTCAGCGCCACGCCGGAATACTACGACCAAATCGTGGAAATCATCACGCGGCTTGATGAGCGGCCGCCCATGGTCCTCATCCAGGTGCTCATTGCCGAAGTGCAACTGAGCAACACGGACGAGTTCGGCATTGAGCTGGGTATTCAGGACCCGATCCTCTTCAACCGCAGCGTTGCCGGGGTGCCGGGATTCCTCTTCAACAGCACAGGTCCGCTGGGTAACAACACCTCCGCGCCATCGCCGGATGTGGTCGGTGCCCAGGCGATCTCCAACTTCGGGGTCGGCCGTGGGAATTCCACGCTCGGTTTCGGCGGTATGGTGCTTTCTGCATCCAGCGAAGCGGTGAGCGTATTGATCCGCGCACTCCGTCAGCAACGCCGGTTGGACGTTCTCAGCCGGCCGCAGGTCATGGCCCTGGACAATCAGCCGGCCTTCGTCCAGGTTGGTCAGCAGGTTCCCACGATTACCGGAACTTCTGTGACGCAGAACGTGCAGGTGAACAGCGTGAGTTTCACCAACACCGGTCTGATCCTCCTGGTTCGCCCGCGGATCAGTCCCGATGGTCAGGTGGTGATGGAGATCAATGCGGAAAAATCCGATGTCGGTCCCGAGTCTGAAGGGATACCGATTTCGGTCTCTGCTGCCGGGCAGGTCATTCGCTCGCCGCGAATCAACACCACGCGTGCCCAGACTACGGTCAGCGCGGCCGATGGTCAGACAATCATCCTGGCCGGGCTGATTACCAAGAGCCGGTCGGTGACTAACCGGAGAATCCCTGGACTGAGTGATATTCCCATCCTGCGACATTTCTTCCGCTACGACATTGACGAATCCTCGCGGTCCGAGTTGCTAATTATTCTCACGCCACACGTGGTCCGATCCGAAGAGGACATCGAGCGTGTGAAACAGATCGAAGCCGCCCGGATGCACTGGTGTCTGGCGGATGTGGTGGCGCTTCACGACGGCATGGCCCCGCCCGCTACAGGCAGCGTCGAACAGGGGCCCATGCCCACACCGGCAACCCCCAGCACCGAACGGCAGGAGGTGATTCCCACGCCCGCACCTTCGGGAGCGCAACCCACGCAGCCGATGAACGATGCACAAAGCCAGTTTAGCCCGTCGCCCATCCTGGGAGCTCCCGTTCCAACGCCTGGCTATGGGACGCCGACCGAACAGGTGGGTGTCAGCCATATCTCCGATAGTGCCCCGGCCGATCCTTCCAATCCATTTCGGCAGGAAACTGGTGCGTCTGCCGGTGCTACAAGAACACGCCCAACGGGATCGCCATCGGGACGATAG
- a CDS encoding BON domain-containing protein → MKRSKLFATAVLGFVMLFGVMTGLPSTFAQTTGSSLFGTSQTLGSSLTPGTSTRISGSNRASTGLGTSTSIPITSGQFMNIQSVNMAEQLFGSSDTFVGAEASEAFNPLSVQGTGTSRSGMTSGLTSRGSLSTLGRSTLGTSLLGGSSLLGSNRSTLGSRTSSRFGTAGRGRTQRDIIPSALRVGFSAPQPASQTVSQELTALVSRVTSQRLANGTPPNIQVAVEGRTAILKGTVPSAIDRLVLERLLLLEPGIDKVQNELVVAGPTGQ, encoded by the coding sequence ATGAAGCGATCCAAACTTTTTGCCACGGCTGTTCTGGGATTTGTCATGCTTTTCGGCGTTATGACCGGATTACCGAGCACCTTCGCACAGACGACGGGGAGTAGCCTCTTTGGCACCTCGCAAACTCTGGGAAGCAGTCTCACGCCGGGCACCAGCACGCGGATTTCCGGGAGCAATCGGGCCAGTACGGGGTTAGGCACCTCAACTTCCATTCCCATTACCAGCGGCCAATTCATGAATATTCAGTCCGTCAACATGGCGGAGCAACTCTTTGGAAGCTCGGATACCTTCGTCGGGGCGGAGGCTTCCGAGGCGTTTAATCCGCTGAGTGTGCAGGGCACCGGGACAAGCCGTTCCGGCATGACTTCCGGGTTGACAAGTCGCGGCTCTCTTTCCACGTTGGGGCGGAGCACCCTGGGCACGTCGCTTCTAGGTGGCAGCAGCCTTTTGGGTTCCAACCGATCCACGCTGGGTTCTCGTACCTCCTCGCGATTTGGAACTGCGGGACGCGGTCGCACGCAACGGGATATTATTCCCTCCGCACTTCGGGTGGGATTCAGCGCCCCGCAACCGGCATCTCAAACGGTGTCGCAGGAATTGACGGCCCTGGTTTCGCGGGTCACCAGCCAGCGATTGGCCAACGGCACTCCGCCCAATATTCAGGTGGCCGTCGAAGGCCGGACGGCGATCCTCAAGGGGACGGTTCCCTCAGCGATTGATCGGCTTGTGCTGGAACGGTTGCTCCTACTGGAGCCGGGAATTGATAAAGTTCAGAACGAACTGGTGGTTGCTGGCCCAACCGGCCAATAA